A genomic stretch from Bradyrhizobium sp. 195 includes:
- a CDS encoding peptidase associated/transthyretin-like domain-containing protein: MRSLGIVALSVMLGGCASVTRGTTENISISSTPSGVEAVVSGLEVPTTCTTPCAIVAKRSADITITFEKEGYQPQTVQLTKEVSGTGAAGFAGNLLAGGVIGMGVDAATGAATDHKPNPVIVTMQPTAPARSARPAAPRKPRPPATAPAPEAGT; this comes from the coding sequence ATGCGTTCATTGGGAATTGTGGCGCTCAGCGTCATGCTGGGCGGCTGCGCGTCTGTCACGCGCGGCACGACCGAGAATATCAGCATCTCATCGACACCTTCTGGTGTAGAGGCCGTGGTCAGCGGGCTTGAGGTGCCGACAACCTGCACAACACCTTGCGCCATCGTCGCCAAGCGTAGCGCCGACATCACGATCACCTTCGAAAAGGAAGGCTATCAACCCCAGACGGTGCAACTCACCAAGGAAGTGTCGGGCACGGGCGCCGCCGGTTTCGCCGGCAATCTCCTCGCCGGCGGCGTCATCGGCATGGGCGTCGATGCCGCGACCGGGGCGGCCACCGATCACAAGCCCAATCCGGTCATCGTGACGATGCAGCCGACCGCCCCCGCCCGCAGCGCGCGGCCGGCCGCGCCGCGCAAGCCGCGTCCGCCAGCGACCGCGCCCGCGCCCGAAGCCGGAACGTAA